Genomic segment of Serinicoccus hydrothermalis:
GTGGGCGAGCACGCCGACCAGGACGGCCAGGACGGCCAGTGCGACGGCGTCGGCGGCATCCCCACGCTGCGCACCGAGGGTCTGGTGCTCCGTCCGTGGCGCCCGGAGCCGGCCGAGGCGGAGCGGATCGTCGAGGCGGTGACCGACCCGGTGTCGCACCAATACCTGCCCGAGCTGCCCCATCCCTACACGACCGCCGACGCGCTCTCCTTCGTCGAGCGGGCCCTGCTGCAGGCGCGTCGCCGTGAGGCGCTCGTGTGGTGCGTGGCGCAGGAGGGCACCGACGTGCCGCTGGCCACGGTCACCCTGGGCAGTCTGGACTCCCGCGCGCGCACCGGGGAGATCGGCTACTGGGCACACCCGCACGCCCGCGGCCAGGGGGTCGTGTCGCGCGCGGTCCGCGCGGTGGTGCAGCACGCCCTGACACCCGAGGGGGACCAGGGCGTCGGACTGCGAAGGGTCTTCCTGCGGGCGGGCGCGAGCAACGTCGCGAGCCAGCGTGTCGCGCGCGCGGCAGGCCTGCGCGAGGTGGGCAGGGACCGCCTCGGCGAGACCCTGCGGGACGGCACCGTCGAGGACATGGTGCGCTTCGACCGGCTGGCCGAGGACGACGACGAGCGCACGGACGACGACGCCTCCCTGACCGGCCCCGGCTGAGGGGACCGCCGGGACCGCCCGACGGACACCGCTCAGGCCACCGGCAGGTCCACCCGGCCCAGCCCCAACCACCGGGCCATCTCCTCCAGCTCGGCCAGCAGCCGGGGCGCGGCGCGCGCGACGTCCGTGCCCGGCTCCCAGTGCACGGCCCGGGCGAGCAGAACCCCCGCCTCCCGGTCCGCCTTGAGGTCGACCCGGCCGACGAGCTGCTCGTCCAGGAGGAAGGGCAGCACGTAGTAGCCGTGCACCCGTCTCGGTGCGGGGACGTAGATCTCCAGCCGGTAGCGGAAGCCCCACAGCTGCTCCACCCGCTCGCGCTGCCACACGAGGGAGTCGAACGGGCTGAGCAGCGCCGCCCCCTCGACCCGGCGCGGCCGGCGGGCCTGGGGGTCCAGCCACACCGGCCGGTCCCAGCCGCGGACCTGGACGCGCTCGGCCTCCCCCGCCCGCTCCAGCTGCTCCAGCGCGGTCGCGACGAGCGGGCCCCGGACCCGGAAGTAGTCGGCCAGGCACCGCTGGCTCCCCAGCCCGTGCGCCCGCAGGGACAGCCGCAGCAGCTCGGTCACCGAGTCCAGCTCCCCGGGGGCGTCGGGCTCGCCGGGTGCCCGGCGCAGGACCTCCGGCGGCAGGACCCGGTCCGGCTCGGCATACCACCGCTCGAACTGGCTGGTGCGGCCGGCGCTGGTGACCGCGCCGGAGTCGAAGAGGCACTCCAGCGCGGTCTTGACCGCCGACCAGTTCCATCCCCAGTGGTCGTTGCGCCGGGCGGCGCCGTGCGGCAGGTGGACCTCGACCCCGCGGGCGGTGACCGGCCCGTGCGCCGCGACCACCTCCTGCACCGCGTCGAGCAGCCCGGGGTGCTGCCGCTCCAGGTCGGCCCGCCAGGCGAGGGTACGCGGGCGCCGCATGCGGAACCCGAGGTGGGGCCACGTCTCCAGCGGGAGCAGGGAGGCCTCGTGCGCCCAGTACTCGACCATCCGCCGACCGGCCTTGGCCCGCCCGCGCACCCCCGAGCCGTCCCGCAGCCGGTCGAGCAGGCCCGGGTCGTAGGGCCCGAGCCGGGAGAAGAAGGGCAGGTAGTGGCTGCGGGTGAGGACGTTGACGCTGTCGATCTGGACGACGGCCAGACGGTCCAGCACCGCACCGAGCTGCCGGGTCCCGGGCTCGGCCGGGCGGGGGCGCCCGAAGCCCTGCGCGGCGAGCGCGATGCGCCGGGCCTGGGCCGGGGAGAGGGTCAGCACGCCACCCACCCTGCCACGGGGCACCGACACCACCGGCCCGGGTCGTCGGGCGACCCGGGCCGGTGGAGGCTGCCGCGCACGCGCGGCGACCGGTCGGTCAGGAGGCGAAGGCCTCGGCGGAGGCCCGCTCGGCGGTGTCGGTCGGCTCCGCGTCCGCGTGGTCCAGCCGCAGCACGCCGTAGGACCAGCCGCGGCGGCGGTAGACCACGCTCGGGCGGTCGGCGTCGGCGTCGTGGAAGAGGAAGAACTCGTGGCCGACGAGCTCCATCTGGGACAGCGCCTCCCCCACGGTCATCGGTGGCGAGGAGTGCACCTTCTCCCGGATCTCGATCGGGGAGTTGCCCCGGGTCTGCAGCGCCTCGTCCACGGCCTCCTCGGTGTCGCGGGGAGCCTCGGGTGCGCTCGAGCCGTCGGCCCGGTCGCTCAGCGGCTCCGTCGGGAGCCCGAAGGTCGCCTCGGCCACGGACGGCAGCCGGTGCTTGCCGGTGTGCGAGACCCGCCGCTTGTCGCCGATCCGGCGCAGGCGCTCGGTGAGCTTGCCCATGGCCAGGTCCAGGGCGGCATACTCCTCGTCGGCCGCCGCCTCGGCGCGGACCACGGTCCGGTGCACGTAGCAGGTGATCTCGCAGCGCTCGGCCTCCTTGGCCTGGCGCGGGTTCGACTCGTGCGTGAGCACCACCTCGGTGCGCCGGACCCGGGGGGCCAGCTGCGGGATCTTGTCGAGCTTGTCCTCGATGTGGCGGCGGAAGCGCTCCGGGACGTCTCTCTTGCGACCGGTCACGGTGAGTTCCATCAAAGTCCTCCATGCAAGACGGTGTGATGTGGGGTATGGCGTCGGCTGCGGCGCCTGCTCTCGTCCGGCCTCACCCCCTCACGTCGACTCGCGAGGTGCTTCATGCACCCACACTAGTCCGCCGCACGCGCTCACGGTAGGGGGCGTGGCGCGGCCTCCCCGTCGGCCCGATGACGACTCGTCGCGGCCACCGTGGCGGCGACGACCGGGCCGGCGCCGGCGGCGCGGAGCACCCGCGCGCACTCGGTCAGCGTGGCGCCGGTCGTGACGATGTCGTCGACCACGACGCAGGGCACGCCGGCCAGCCGTGCCGCGGCCCGTGGGCCCAGGGCGAGCGCACCGGCGAGGTTGCCGGCCCGGTCGGCCGCCGACAGGCCTGCCTGGTCGCGCACCGGCCGACCCAGCACGAGTCCGGGCACGACCGCCCCCGGCCCCACGGCGGCGCGGGCCAGGTCGAGCACGGGCGAGCGACCGCGGACCCGGGTGCTGCGCCGCGCCGAGGGCGCCGGCAGGACGGCCACCGGCCGCCCGGCCTCCACCGCGCTCCGGTGCTCGTCGGAGGCGCTCACCGCCGCGCTGAGCGCTCGGCCCACGACCGCGGCCAGCGCGGCGGTCAGCCCGACCCGGTCGTGCTCCTTCCAGGCCACCAGGCCCGCGCGCACGACGCCGGAGTAGTCCGGGCCGGTCCACGTCGGGGGGAAGCCCGGTGGGCACGGCGTGGGCCGCCAGGGCCGCGGGCCGGCCCCGAGCTGCGCGGCGCACACGGCGCACCACGACGAGGCCGGGGCGCCGCACCCCGCGCAGGCGCTGGGGGCGAGCAGGTCGAGCAGGGCGCTCAGGTCGGCCCCCGGGCGCCACGGCATACCCGCAGCGTGGCACGGGCCGAGAGCCTTGAACGGCCGTCCACAGGGTCAGCCGCCGGGCACCACGACCTGGTCGGCGTTGCGCACCGGCTGCCACCCGCTCTGCCCCTCGGGCACGTAGACCCCACCGTCCTGGGTGCGCGCGACGACGTCGACGCCGAGGGTGGTCGGCACCGGCACGGCGTCGACCAGGTCAGGGAGCTCACCCAGGGGCTCCAGCCACCCGCCCAGGAGCAGGCGGAAGGGTTGCGGCGCCGCGTCGCCCGCCCGCTGCCCGACGATGAGGACCTCGCCGACGCCGCTCCAGCGGGCCGAGGTGACGTCCTGCAGGTGCGGGGCCACGGGCGCGGGGTCGGCGAGCCCGGTCGGGCGGCCCTGACCGTCGCGCACGATGCCGCTGAGGACCACCCGGTGCGTCTGCGGCTCGTCCTCGGCGGCGACCTGGCCGACGACGACGAGGGCGCGGCTGCCGTCGGGCGAGATCGACAGGCCGTCGACCCGCTCGTCCTCGGCGAGCCAGTCGGCCTCCACGGGGCGGGCCACGGCGTCGAGGTCGTCGGTCTCCACGGCCCAGATCCGGGGCGTCCCGCTGCTGCGGGTGATCCCGCCCAGCCAGAAGGCGTCGTCCCCGTCGACGGCCGGTGCCGTCAGCTCGTCGCCGATGCCGGTGTTGGTCGACACCTCCTCCCCGCGCCAGCGGCGGAAGGACGTCCCGTCGGTCGAGACCCCGGCGAGGTCCTCCAGGTCCGCCGACGCGGCGATCCCGCTCCAGTCCAGCCCGATCGTCGGGAGCCGCTCGCCCTCGTCGGTGGGCAGGTCCCGCAGGGCGTACTGCGTCGGGTCGACGGCGGTGAGCTCCTCCCCGACCCGGAGCAGCACCTCGTCGACCTGCTGCTCGAGATCGGTGTAGGGCAGCTGCGTCGCCCCGGTGATCGGGCCCTCGACCCCGTCGAGGGGCAGCGGCTGCCCGGCCACCTGGACCTCGACCCCCGCCACGGTGGTGAGCCCCAGCAGGCTGTGCGCCAGCTGGCTGCTGAGGTCGCTGGCCAGGGCGTCGTCCTGCGCCAGCGTGGCGCCCTGGAGGTTGACGGTGGCGACGAGCGAGGACGGGTCGACGGGCACGGCCGGCGTGGCGAGCCGGAGCCCCTCGGAGGCCCCCGTGCGGACGGCTCCCTCGAGGTAGGCGGGCAGCGGCGCGAGCTGGGCCCGGGTGACGGCGGTCGGCAAGCCCTCGCTGTCCGGCAGCCAGCGCAGCTCGGGGACGAAGACGTCCTGCTCGGTGTTGAGGTAGGAGATCGTCGTGGGGCGGAAGGCGCGCGCGAACTCGGTGTCGGACAGCCACAGCCCGGCGTCGTCCGGGAACTGGCTGATCCGGGGCTCGCCGTCGACCCTCGCCAGGCCGAAGGTCACCGTCGTCGTGCGGGGGGTCTGCTCGGTCAGGCGACCGTCCGCGTCCACCCGACCCACGGCCACCATCTCCACGCTCACCTCGTCGTCCGCGCTGCGGGTGAGGGTCAGACCCTCCCCGCCGTCGTAGACGGTGACGTTCGCCGTGGGCACCCAGTCGCTGGCGAGCGCGCTCGTGAGGTAGGTGCGGGCGACGTCGTTGTCGCCCGCGAAGCCCTCGCCGGCACGCAGGAAGCCCTGGACGATCTCCAGCTCGGTGTCGCCGGGCCGCGCCGGGGGCAAGATCCGCTCCACCTCCCGCTCGGACTGCTGGGACACCGCGAGGCCGGGGCGCGGGTCCGGGGTGATCGGCAGCTGGCCGGAGCATCCGGCCAGGACGAGCACCAGGGCTGCCGGCAGGAGCCGGGTTCGCCAGGTCATGAGTCGTCCTCCCTCGTGTCCAGGGCCAGCACCACGGTCGGGACCTCTGCGTCGGCCCCGGACGTGGGCGGGACCGGCGGCGGTTCCTCGGCGATGACGTGGGTATGCGTGCGGGGCAGGAGCAGCCGGAAGCACGCACCGCCACCGGGCTCGCTGCCGACCTGCAGCCAGCCGCCGTGCATCCGCGCGTCCTCCATGGCGATGGCCAGCCCGAGGCCGGTCCCGCCGGTGGTGCGGGTCCGGGCCGGGTCGGCACGCCAGAACCGGTCGAAGACCTGGTGCTGCTGGTCCTCGTCGAGCCCGATGCCGTGGTCGCGCACGCTGACAGCGGCGACCTGCGAGGTCGCGGCCACGGTGACGTCGACGGGGCGGCCCTCGCCGTGCTCCACGGCGTTGGTGAGCAGGTTGCGCAGCACCCGGGAGATCCGGCGGCCGTCCATGCATACCTCGACCCGGCCCTCCGGGAGGTGGAGCCGCAGCACCGAGCCGACGTTGGCCGCCAGCGCCTCCACCCCGTCCACGGCCGCGCGGACGCTGGGCACGATGTCCTCCTCGTGCCGCTCGATGGTGGCGGCCCCGGAGTCGAACCTGCTGATCTCGAGCAGCTCGGCGAGCAGCCCCTCGAACCGGTCCATCTCCTGGTCCAGGAGCTCGGCCGACCGGGCGACCGGGGCGGTGAAGTCCTCGCGCGAGGCGTGCAGCACGTCGCCGGCCATCCGCATGGTCGTCAGCGGCGTCCGCAGCTCGTGCGAGACGTCGGAGACGAAGCGCTGCTGCAGCTGGGACAGCGAGCGGAGCTCACGGATCTGGTGCTGGATGGAGTCGGCCATCGTGTTGAAGGAGGTCGCGAGCTGGGCGATCTCGTCGTTGCCGACCACCGGCAGGCGCTCGTCGAGGTGCCCGAGCGCCACCTCGTGCGAGGCCTTGGCCACCTCCTCGACCGGCCGGGTGACCATCCGGGTCGCGAGCAGCGCGAGGCCCACGACCAGGGCGACCAGACCGAACCCGCCGAGCAGGAAGAGCTGCCGCACGAGGTCGAGCGTCTCCTGCTCGCGCAGCAGCGGGTAGACGAGCACCAGGTCGTAGGGCCCCGCGCGCAGCAACGACACCCGCGAGCCGACGACGACCGCGGGCACGCGTTCCTCCCCGTCCCCCAGGGAGACCGGCACCACGACGACCTGCTGGTTGGCCGGGTCCGAGTCGATCGCCTCCTGCAGCGAGACCGAGATGTCCTCGGTGGCCACCCCCGTCGTCATCCGCTCGACGACCCCCTGGTCGTTGCCGAGGGCCGGGAGCAGCTGCACCCGGCGGCCGTCCTCGGCCGACGGCCCGCTCATCGACTGGATCTGCTCCTCGGCCAGCCCCCGCAGCCCGCTGTCGTCGCGCCGGTCGGTCGAGTCGAAGGCGCTCTGCGCGGTCGACACCTGCTGGGAGGCGTCCCGCTGGGCGCTGGCGATCGCCTGGTCCACGAGCCCTTGGGCCACCGACTGGTAGAGCACGCTCCCCAGCAGCATCGCGAGCAGCGAGCCGAGCAGGACGGTCGAGGTGACGACCCGCGCACGCAAGGAACCGCGCCACCACCGCAGCAGTCGCTGCGCCGGCGGCGGGGCGTCAGGGGTGTCCGGCCTTGTATCCGACGCCACGCACCGTCACCACGATCTGCGGGTTCTCCGGGTCCTTCTCGATCTTGCTGCGCAGCCGCTGGACGTGCACGTTGACCAACCGGGTGTCCCCCGCGTGGCGGTAGCCCCACACCTGCTCCAGCAGGGACTCGCGGTCGAAGACCTGGCTGGGCTTGGTGGCCAGCGCCACGAGCAGGTCGAACTCCAGCGGGGTGAGCGGGATCTGCTCACCCCCGCGGGTCACCTCGTGGCCCGCGACGTCGATGAGCACGTCGCCCACCTGCAGCCGGGTGTCGTCCCCGGTCTCGGACCGGCGCAGCCGGGCCCGGATGCGGGCGAGCAGCTCCTGCGGCTTGAACGGCTTGACGACGTAGTCGTCCGCACCGGCCTCCAGCCCGAGCACGACGTCCTTGGTGTCGGTGCGCGCGGTGAGCATCACCACCGGCACCATGGACTCGCCGCGCAGCTCCTGGCATACCTCGATGCCGTCCTTGGACGGGAGCATGACGTCCAGCAGCACGAGGTCGGGGCGGAACTCGCGGAACATCGGCATCGCCCGGCCCCCGTCCCCGCAGGTCGCCACCTCGTAGCCCTCCTTGCGCAGCACGATGCCGAGCATCTCGGCCAGCGCCTGGTCGTCGTCGACCACGAGTACTCGAGCGCTCACGGGTTCCTCCTGCCTCCCTGCCCTGCGCGGGGATCAGTAGCGGTAGTGCTCCGGCTTGAAGGGGCCGGCCACGTCGACGCCGAGGTAGGCGGCCTGCTCCTTGGTCAGCTCGGTCAGGTCGGCGGCGACCGACTCCAGGTGCAGCCGCGCCACCTCCTCGTCCAGCTCCTTGCGCAGCGTGTGCACGCCGAGCGGGTAGTCCTCGATCCGGGTGTGCAGCTCGATCTGCGCGAGCACCTGGTTGGCGAAGCTCGTGGACATGACGAAGCTGGGGTGCCCGGTCGCGTTGCCGAGGTTGAGCAGCCGCCCCTCGGACAGGACGATGATCGAGCGGTCCTCGCCCGTGGTCCACTCGTGCACCTGCGGCTTGATCTCGACCCGTCGGACGTCGGGCACCCGGGCCAGGCCAGCCATGTCGATCTCGTTGTCGAAGTGCCCGATGTTGCCGAGGACGGCCTTATCCTTCATCGCCAGCATGTGCTCGACGGTGACGACGCCCTTGCAGCCGGTGGCGGTGATGACGAAGTCGGCGCCGCCGACGACGTCGTCCAGCCGCGCCACCTGGAAGCCGTCCATCGCCGCCTGCAGCGCGCAGATCGGGTCGATCTCGGTGACGATGACCCGCGCGCCCTGGCCGCGCAGCGCCTCGGCACAGCCCTTGCCGACGTCGCCGTAGCCGCAGACGACCGCGACCTTGCCGCCGATGAGCACGTCGGTGGCCCGGTTGAGGCCGTCGACGAGGCTGTGCCGGCAACCGTAGGTGTTGTCGAACTTGCTCTTGGTGACCGAGTCGTTGACGTTGATCGCCGGGAAGAGCAGCTCACCGGCCTCGTGCAGCTGGTAGAGCCGGTGCACGCCGGTGGTCGTCTCCTCCGACACGCCGCCGATGCCCTCGGCGACGCGGGTCCACCGCGTGGGGTCCTGAGCCATCGAGGAGCGCGCGGTCTCCAGGATGACCTTCCACTCCTCCGGGTCCTCGTCCTGCGCGCTCGGCACCGCTCCCTGGCGCTCCCACTCGCGGCCCTTGAGCACGAGCAGCGTCGCGTCGCCACCGTCGTCGAGGATGAGGCTGGGGCCGGCGCCGTCGGGCCAGTCCATGATCTGCGTGGTGCACCACCAGTACTCCTCCAGCGTCTCGCCCTTCCAGGCGAAGACCGGGACGCCCTGGGGGTCCTCGGGCGTGCCCTCCGGCCCCACGACGACCGCGGCGGCCGCCTCGTCCTGGGTCGAGAAGATGTTGCAGGAGGCCCACCGCACCTCGGCGCCCAGCGCG
This window contains:
- a CDS encoding winged helix-turn-helix domain-containing protein: MLTLSPAQARRIALAAQGFGRPRPAEPGTRQLGAVLDRLAVVQIDSVNVLTRSHYLPFFSRLGPYDPGLLDRLRDGSGVRGRAKAGRRMVEYWAHEASLLPLETWPHLGFRMRRPRTLAWRADLERQHPGLLDAVQEVVAAHGPVTARGVEVHLPHGAARRNDHWGWNWSAVKTALECLFDSGAVTSAGRTSQFERWYAEPDRVLPPEVLRRAPGEPDAPGELDSVTELLRLSLRAHGLGSQRCLADYFRVRGPLVATALEQLERAGEAERVQVRGWDRPVWLDPQARRPRRVEGAALLSPFDSLVWQRERVEQLWGFRYRLEIYVPAPRRVHGYYVLPFLLDEQLVGRVDLKADREAGVLLARAVHWEPGTDVARAAPRLLAELEEMARWLGLGRVDLPVA
- a CDS encoding ComF family protein; this translates as MPWRPGADLSALLDLLAPSACAGCGAPASSWCAVCAAQLGAGPRPWRPTPCPPGFPPTWTGPDYSGVVRAGLVAWKEHDRVGLTAALAAVVGRALSAAVSASDEHRSAVEAGRPVAVLPAPSARRSTRVRGRSPVLDLARAAVGPGAVVPGLVLGRPVRDQAGLSAADRAGNLAGALALGPRAAARLAGVPCVVVDDIVTTGATLTECARVLRAAGAGPVVAATVAATSRHRADGEAAPRPLP
- the mtrB gene encoding MtrAB system histidine kinase MtrB gives rise to the protein MRARVVTSTVLLGSLLAMLLGSVLYQSVAQGLVDQAIASAQRDASQQVSTAQSAFDSTDRRDDSGLRGLAEEQIQSMSGPSAEDGRRVQLLPALGNDQGVVERMTTGVATEDISVSLQEAIDSDPANQQVVVVPVSLGDGEERVPAVVVGSRVSLLRAGPYDLVLVYPLLREQETLDLVRQLFLLGGFGLVALVVGLALLATRMVTRPVEEVAKASHEVALGHLDERLPVVGNDEIAQLATSFNTMADSIQHQIRELRSLSQLQQRFVSDVSHELRTPLTTMRMAGDVLHASREDFTAPVARSAELLDQEMDRFEGLLAELLEISRFDSGAATIERHEEDIVPSVRAAVDGVEALAANVGSVLRLHLPEGRVEVCMDGRRISRVLRNLLTNAVEHGEGRPVDVTVAATSQVAAVSVRDHGIGLDEDQQHQVFDRFWRADPARTRTTGGTGLGLAIAMEDARMHGGWLQVGSEPGGGACFRLLLPRTHTHVIAEEPPPVPPTSGADAEVPTVVLALDTREDDS
- the ahcY gene encoding adenosylhomocysteinase yields the protein MPDTMTTEATQLQHQVRDLSLAEQGRHQIRLAEHEMPGLMALRERFAGEQPLAGARIAGSLHMTVQTAVLIETLVALGAEVRWASCNIFSTQDEAAAAVVVGPEGTPEDPQGVPVFAWKGETLEEYWWCTTQIMDWPDGAGPSLILDDGGDATLLVLKGREWERQGAVPSAQDEDPEEWKVILETARSSMAQDPTRWTRVAEGIGGVSEETTTGVHRLYQLHEAGELLFPAINVNDSVTKSKFDNTYGCRHSLVDGLNRATDVLIGGKVAVVCGYGDVGKGCAEALRGQGARVIVTEIDPICALQAAMDGFQVARLDDVVGGADFVITATGCKGVVTVEHMLAMKDKAVLGNIGHFDNEIDMAGLARVPDVRRVEIKPQVHEWTTGEDRSIIVLSEGRLLNLGNATGHPSFVMSTSFANQVLAQIELHTRIEDYPLGVHTLRKELDEEVARLHLESVAADLTELTKEQAAYLGVDVAGPFKPEHYRY
- the hpf gene encoding ribosome hibernation-promoting factor, HPF/YfiA family, whose protein sequence is MELTVTGRKRDVPERFRRHIEDKLDKIPQLAPRVRRTEVVLTHESNPRQAKEAERCEITCYVHRTVVRAEAAADEEYAALDLAMGKLTERLRRIGDKRRVSHTGKHRLPSVAEATFGLPTEPLSDRADGSSAPEAPRDTEEAVDEALQTRGNSPIEIREKVHSSPPMTVGEALSQMELVGHEFFLFHDADADRPSVVYRRRGWSYGVLRLDHADAEPTDTAERASAEAFAS
- a CDS encoding LpqB family beta-propeller domain-containing protein, translated to MTWRTRLLPAALVLVLAGCSGQLPITPDPRPGLAVSQQSEREVERILPPARPGDTELEIVQGFLRAGEGFAGDNDVARTYLTSALASDWVPTANVTVYDGGEGLTLTRSADDEVSVEMVAVGRVDADGRLTEQTPRTTTVTFGLARVDGEPRISQFPDDAGLWLSDTEFARAFRPTTISYLNTEQDVFVPELRWLPDSEGLPTAVTRAQLAPLPAYLEGAVRTGASEGLRLATPAVPVDPSSLVATVNLQGATLAQDDALASDLSSQLAHSLLGLTTVAGVEVQVAGQPLPLDGVEGPITGATQLPYTDLEQQVDEVLLRVGEELTAVDPTQYALRDLPTDEGERLPTIGLDWSGIAASADLEDLAGVSTDGTSFRRWRGEEVSTNTGIGDELTAPAVDGDDAFWLGGITRSSGTPRIWAVETDDLDAVARPVEADWLAEDERVDGLSISPDGSRALVVVGQVAAEDEPQTHRVVLSGIVRDGQGRPTGLADPAPVAPHLQDVTSARWSGVGEVLIVGQRAGDAAPQPFRLLLGGWLEPLGELPDLVDAVPVPTTLGVDVVARTQDGGVYVPEGQSGWQPVRNADQVVVPGG
- the mtrA gene encoding MtrAB system response regulator MtrA; translated protein: MSARVLVVDDDQALAEMLGIVLRKEGYEVATCGDGGRAMPMFREFRPDLVLLDVMLPSKDGIEVCQELRGESMVPVVMLTARTDTKDVVLGLEAGADDYVVKPFKPQELLARIRARLRRSETGDDTRLQVGDVLIDVAGHEVTRGGEQIPLTPLEFDLLVALATKPSQVFDRESLLEQVWGYRHAGDTRLVNVHVQRLRSKIEKDPENPQIVVTVRGVGYKAGHP